atttaggaAAAAGCAGCTTTCAAGGCCTAGTCCTTTTGGTGAATCAATGGATCCCCTGACAATTTTTGTGCCATGGAGCTTCACCAGTTAGCTTCTACAAGCCAATAACTTCTAGATCAAAGGGCTCCCAGAGGAAAGAACTACACAGTTTATCCAAATCCAACCCTTCAATGTTTTTTAAGGCAAGATAATTTATATATGCATATTCTGAATCGGCACTAGGGTGTGTTAAAGAATAGAACCGGCTCACAAGCTTTTCGAGCAGGATCGAAAAATCCTTGATGCATATTCAAAATTATTGAATCCAAGCCGAATTCAAACATGTTAAAACTTTTTTTCTGAGTCGAACTTGAGCCCAAATTGTTCTGTGTGATAGTTTGCAAGTCACTCGCGGctcgaaaaatctttgatgCGTATTCAAATTATCGAATCCGAGCCGAACTCAAACATGTTCGAACTATTTCCGAGCCAAATTGAGCCCAAATTATTCTGTACGATAATTCGCAAGCCgctagctaactttaatatttattaatatataataataataataatataattattattaaataaatatatttcaaaattttatttttgagtagCTTGAGAACATTTTCGAATATTTCAAACCGAATTCAATCTAAAATATTAACATTTTCGAGATTCATATCGAACTCGAGCTTAAATATAACTAATTTGAGCCAAATTCGAACCTTAAAATCTTCTTCATATTTGGCTCGAATCAGTTCATTTACATCCTTAATCATACCTTTTGGGTTCAATAAACCTTTTGGATCATATTAGTCAAAGAAATTACCCCAAACATGAGTGTAACAATTCACAACCTGgttgaataattaaaaatttaaccATCTGCTAGGCAGCTAAAATACCATGAAACTGATAGATAGTAATTCAACTAATTTGCAAGTCTTCTCCAAAGAGGTCCACCCAAATCCCAGTAAAAACATGGATGATTGAgggaaaaagaataaaaacttgaacaatttcataaatataTAAGATGCGCCAATCTCGATGAATTTGACAACAAAGAATAAAAACTCAGACCTTCCATGTCCATCACCATCATAGGGAGAATCATAATCAATATCTGGATTAAATGCACCAGCTACTTTTGCTGCTTCAGCAAAATGTTGAGCTCCAACAATCTTTCCATTACAAAAGTCCATTTTTGTTTCGGGGTCAACTTCACACTTACCTCTATACTTGGGAACAGGTCCATAAGGCTCGGTGTAATGGGTTGCAAAGCTTGGATGAAGAGGATAAATTCCCGAATCCACGAAGCCTATTACGATATCCTCCCCAGCTCGGTCAAAGCCGCCTCCAGTAGGCCACACTCCAGTTGGAAGCCCCAAAAATTGTGGGGTGTGGGTTGTGAGCTTCCTCACTTTCCAATCTCTATCCACGGACTTCACGCCAGGTGCTTGTCGAAGTATTTCTGCCTAGTAATATGTTTAAATGTATGAGGAATATGGGTAAAAGAGGATTGAACATTGATCAGCTCAACGAAAAACTGAAATACATAAAGTGATAAAGAAAGGAAAAAGTATAAGCAAAGAATGTCACCTGTTCGGGAGAAATGTGAACTGCAAAACCATTGATCAGATGGCGGTAGCTATAGAGTTTCTTGAAGGTGCCTTGGTCAAACAACAAGTCAAgaagcatatcatgtcttttCTCTAGATGGTGGgagtaggacgtgaccaattcactTGAAGGGAACCAAAAATAGAGAGTTAATAAGCATTCAACATTCAATATTTCAATCGAACTTCTTTCAAAAAGAGAAATGTAGTAAAATCCCAAGAAGCATTGGGCATTGGTGATGAAAAATACGACATAAGTTCAATCGCGAGTCATTTACATATTCCTTTTGTTTGAGTCTATTTATTTTCTGTATTTACATATTCCTTTTGTTTGAGTCTATTTATTTTCTGTAATATGTAATAAGTAATGTTTATCAGAGAAAATGTGATCAAACAACTTCCTCATACTGGAGTAAGCAAAGCACACTAAGACCGAGACAATGTCCATGATATCTCTCAGTCAGAAAACTAGCTTCCTGCCAATCCTTCGTGGAGACATCAAGCAAACAGACAAGAAGCGATATAAAATTTAGTCACAAACTTATGTAATACGAAACAAAACCACCCAATCACCTATCAAAAGTAATAAGATGGTCCCAAACAATGAACTGATATAAACATCAGACCACAAAATTGTTTCTGCTTCGACAAAAGGCAGCACAATGATATGAACTTTCACTCTAGATATTCTAAGAGTACCTTGTAACATCAATTTTTTCATCAGAATCAGACTCCACCGCGGTGGCTTCAAACCCATCAATACCACCTCTATAGCTTATTATGGGTTCTCCTTCCATTGTCACGATGTAGATTTCTGCCCTCCCGAAAATCATTACACTTAATAATATTAAGACAATAAAAGAACCATTTAACTCCATGTTAAAACGCCCAATCCAATTCTGTTCCAACTCCACCCAACCTGGCAGAACCAAATCCATTCAAACTAAAATCAATACATATGAAATTAGATGTCAAAATGAAGTTATAAGAGAATACAATGTGTCATGCACGAAAAATTGGAATAATTTTTTCATAAGGAGAACTTTATACTTGCAAGTAGAAAGCGCCTAAAGAAGAAGCACCCAggtatatttactaaattattGAATCAAGAACACGGTCTATGCATCTCACGGTGGTGTTTGAGCGTGCATATATGGTTAGACCAAAGAGATTTCACatgttataaattaaataagacAAAATTTCCAGACAGGTAGGCAGCGGATAAGCAAATAAGTGAGCAGAAAACTTAAGCTCTATACCTCGCTTTCTCCTTTTATTGTTTTTGATCTTCTTCTTTCTCTCACTCACATTTTCTCCATGTGACTAATCACCTACAAATTGACTGATTACAATAACACCCTGTACAAATATATGAAAAGAATGAGGTAAGAACAAGCAAAGAATCAAAACAACCAGTCCAGTACAAAAACAACACAAATCCCACTAAGGAAAACAGAGAGATGAAAAAGGTGAGATCTTTACTCACCTTGATCCAAGAAAAGAACAAAACTCTAAAATGCCGCACAAACTACTGCATTATCACTCCCATTTTTCACCAATCAGCATTCTCACCAAAAAAAAATCTATATTTCCCACAAAAAAGACATGAACATCAAGAAAATACAACACCCCATCAGCTCACTCAAGTCAATATTTTTTTAGCAGAACTAGAAAGAACTGAAATGGgtataatattttttccttTCTCGGTGTGAAATAGTGAAATGTGAAGGAATGAGTGAGAGAGAGAGTGGAGTAATTAGGGTTGAATAAGTTGGGTGAAATGGATTTAATAGAGGGAGACCAGAAAGGACCGAAGATGGAGGCCAGAAGTCCTCATCATACCATTGAACTAATTATACCAAGAACTGTGCTTTATTTGCACCCTTCCATACCCCTTTTTGGCCTTTAGTGGGTCATTCGACTCATTCCATtttgtatataaaaaaataatttaaatataatttttgttaTTAAAAAAAGTAGAATTCTAAACTTTCTTAAAGTATGACTTCAACGCCTTCCAGGACAAGAACTTTACATGAACAATTACAAAATCAAGCAATCGCAGGAACAAGAAATCAAGAATACACAACAAACATACAATCATTTAACGCCCGAGATATTACGTGGTTCAGTCATTATACAAATTACATTAACGAGAGAAAACTGTTATTTTATTGATACAGAAAAAATTCACAAGTACaaatatatatcatattttcattacTGTATTTATATCAGATCTACACACATTAGTAGATGATATAtatgttaaataatttttttaaaatttatttcataacatatatataatttattttatataaaatatgacAAGAGTATGGGGACTTATTTGTTTTTTCCTCATAAAGTATTGAAATATATTGTTAGGAGACAGAGACTGAAGGGGTTCGTTTTCTCAGGGCATGTGAGGCTTGGATCCCACCGGAGTTGTCGCATTTCTCATGCATGACATTTAACGCTTTTTCTACCAATAAAGTAAACGAGAAATTCCTAAAACGAACAAAGAaaacaatttcttaaataaattgtatatttattattatacaaAAAACTTCGTATTAAATTAGACTCGTTTTCGGATAAAATTTAGtcgtttttattttataaaaaaatcgaaaatatCGAATTTGCGAAAATCATTCAAGACAAATTACATCGAAACACTCACATATTAATCCGAACTCGAAAATTTCATGTTACCcttatttaaaaatacatttaaagGAAAACATTTATCCTCGTatataaagtccattgaaaaaATATTAGTCTCACATGTATTAACAAATTTCCACCGTTGATTCACAACGATGTCTTTAAGGATAACGTTACATTCTTATAACTTGTATGTTGCTTTCAAGTGCTCCCTAAAGACGTGACATGAAGGAGCCTACGTGGAAACTTTATGTTACATATTGATTTCATTAATATTATTCATAATCATTTTTTATCTATAATATTATAttcgatttttaaattatattacataATATATGATCAAGACTAGAATTATACCATAAAATTAAATGTTTGAAACGGGTTTGGAACATATTATTAAATACGAGAGAATTGTCGGTTGATTAAATAAAAGGAGACGATGGTCTAAATTGAGtagaaaaatattaaattaaataattgtttagcCGGATATCTTAGAGATACATCCATGTTAGGCGATACTAAACATATAGTATCGAAAAATAGTTTTTTAAGGAGAAGAATTTCATTCATATGTAAGCCTTCGTCGCCACAGTTTCATAGATCCATATATATGAAACAAGACGACCATATTTATACCAAAAGTGCAAAATGTTAAGTAATAAAGCCACCTAAATTTGAATTCAAAGAACACCATTTTTGAATTATAAACACATGTCCTGATTACTCAAAAAATGTTAGGTTTTATTATGTAAGCAATGaggttttaatttttgttttttccctAAACTTCACATGTAAATATACATTCATTCTTCACTTTCAAAATCACACCAGAACACAAAATCCTCTCATCTACAATCATAAGTGTAGAAGTGAGATAAATGATTTAGTGTGAGAATTCGTAAAGAGTGTTTGTCCTTAGAAGGAATAAGATTAGTGGAGAGAAAGTGATGTAGTTAAAAAATACTTTGTATTCTCAATTCTCTTGTCTTTTATGTTATTAATAAAGAAGTGATCTCCTTGAGAGATTTAGAGTAGACGTAGCTCAATCTTAAGATGAACCACTATAAATATTGATGTTCATCTTATTCATTGTTGATATCACTTATGATATTCAGCTTTCATCTTATTCATTGTTGATATCACTTATGATATTCAGCTTGCGACGTTACCTCGTTTATTTCCCTGATATcccaacaaaaaataatatttatgatataacaaaataatattttcacgCAAATCAGTATATATCACGCAATAACTTTTTTTTATAACAAAACTAACAAAAAAATGATAATTTGCGGTGAAAAATACTACTCAcgatataaattataattttttcatattctctcacaattattttttttttttgcatataTAATAATTTCTAAATTTACAACTTGTTTCGGAAAATATTGGAAAACTTGAAATCCTCCTGACCATGGAAAGATTTCTGGTCAAAAAGTGTGTTAATGGCACCGGACATCACTTAAATGTAATTTCCAGATTCATGAAATAATCTATTTTTCAATCCTTGCTCCAaaaaaggtgaaatcgctcaccttagACGTCCCTCACTCCTGGTCCGACAGGATTGTGAGAGGAGATAAATCATAGTGACTCAGCCAATCAACAGCAACTAGACCTTAAATGTAAGGATGATGGCTTAATGAAATGTACCACAATTAGTCAAAATCATTGACAGAAAATCCCACTATGAATACAAGGCAAATTCTTAATTTCGTTCATCTCCGTTCCTACCAAATCAGGCCGTCGTGAAACTTTAACGTGGGCCATCGAATCAAAAGATCCACCGGCAAAAGGGTAAAAATTGGAAATCCAAAAACTTGTCAAGAAAAGATAAAATTTATTCTTGGTGATTACTACAACGTAAAATTAACACCTTTgtcaattataaaaattaaatatgatctTAAACCGTCTTtatcaacttaaaattttaacttaTATTCTATAATCTATATTTATCCAAAAAACACAACTTGAATCACAAATTTTTCGTGACTGAAATTTCCGTGAAACAAATCAACTCTACTTTTGTttacaataaaattatattttgacaaaaaattatttttttccgtAGTGACTACGTAGATTACCAAAATTCATGTTCGACAACATTTTTTTCCTCAAGTTAGCTGATTTATCTGCATTTTCTCTGATACTTAAAATTAAGAGGAAATAAACTATGTTTCTATGATATTGATAAGTAACAATAACTAAAAAACCATATGTGAAAGAAGCCCAGAAGTTAAAGTTTGGCAAAGCCCTCTTTCTAATTTATGACCAATATCAAAATCTGCCCAACAAGAGGGAATTTTGATCCGAGTCCGATTCGGAATAAAAATGTTGGACAAAACCAACTACGATGTACACATAACCAAGCCGGTAGAAGAAATTCCATTATTCCAACTCGAGCAGGTCTCTGGATCCTTTACCAACCATAACAAAACAATTAACTGCAGTGTCTCATTGGCTTTGCCACTGCTTTTATTGGAAAACGGATGTATTATGTtgttaagattgaaacttgTACCTaattcaaccccaaaagctagctcaagaggAGAGAATTGTCCAAAcctatatatacaactctcaggTTGTGGTCCAACATATAACAGTAGAAACTTGAGCTCTGATAAAatgttaagattgaaacttgAACATAACGCAATCCCAAAAGCTAGTTTAAGGGGGAATGTTTGGAGCAACAAATGCTCTATTCAACTGAAAATTCttatctttaattttattttttatttcgaaATTGAAAATCATTGACCAGATCATTGCATACAACAAATCAAGCCACGTTCGTGAATCAAGATTCTtattatgaatttataaattgaAAACAAAAGTTTTCTATTTGGCCCGCGAGGATGGTGAAATGTCAATTCCTGCCCGTCAAAGTGGGCCGAAATCCAAAAAATTTATAACTAATTATTGGACTTTAATAATTTCTCGAGTTGTTTGGTTAAATAAGGTAATTGGACTATGATGGAAAATTAAATCTTGTATTCGATTTTTTTAATAGCCCGAAACTTTTAAATCACACTATTATAGTGTACAATCATtcagaaaaatattatattatataattaaactAATTTATTGTGAAATCGACCAATTATTGATTAATTTGCGGTGGCAGGTTTGATTAATCGACCACATACAATCTTACAGTATCTCCATAGCCTTTATTAGCTCTAGGTTTAATGAATACAAAAAGATTGCATCTTGTATATCATTTGTGTCATTCGGCTCCTAAAATATGTAATACGTTACTCGAGTCGATGACTTGTAGTATATCGATATAGAGTTTTAAATTTAAGAcgagattttatgtttgtaacAATGAGAatacatgtattttttttttaaaattggagAAGTGAATTTTTGTAATTGAGTCTCAAAATCGATACCTAGTCACACATTAATTAATTTGACGTTAAATGAACAACGAATCATAGACACATAAAAAAGTTTTACATACACATTATACACACACATTTATAATTATATAGATAAAAATGATCATGCAATTTAACTCCTTTCTAACAAGAAGCTGTTTGATTATGGTAAGATTAGACTATGTCTAAATAGAAACGTGACAAAAGCCGCTGATGAGTAAACCGATATATAAAATgacattaatatatataaataaaatggtCAACAATTATTAAACATTTCAAATTGTAACACACTTGCGGTTTTAAGAGCTGTCAAGCAAATTATTATAACATAATCAAAGCAACCAATCAACCGAATTTCCGGTATCGGTATCTATATAGAAAAATTCCACAACGATATTTACGACACAATCCGTAGTGCGGTACGGTATACTGTACCGTACCCACTCCTACCAATTATTCACACATTGTGAGTAAAAATATGTAAAAACATGTCtcacagttttttttttttgtttttttcatttttatctAAAGATGTGGTAATAAAATTATGAAGATTAAAAAGTAATTAGATATTCTAGAGCTTTTGGGTTTGtaatgaaaatgaaaatattgaaatgtATATTCCAAGTAATATAAAAGGTCGTAAATGCCAGCAGAAGTTGATAGAATATAACATAAATAAGAAGGTGAAGTGTGCTTTCAGTTTCAACACTTTTCTCCCAGTGTGCCTGATATCTCGCTGTTTTATCTTATCACATCTCCACCAACTTCCCCAACCTCCAATCCTCCATGTCTCCATGGTTTTCCAGGTATCATACGCTCAATGTGTTCGTTATTCTCGGTTTCTGGAGCTACTTTTTATGTATTCTTTATGGTTCTTTGATCAAAATGGGTGAATGGTTTTTTTTTCCCTCAAATGCCTAGTTTGTATTATGGGTTTTTGATTCCAAGTTGGTAGCTTTGTTGCTTTTAGTTGCGAATCTTCGTGATTCTTGGGATTCTACTTGTCCGAAAATGGATCTTTCCTGCCCTTTTTTTTGTTTATCTAAACTTATAAATGTCTTCTTTGGTTTTGATCCGCCACTTCTTAGTACACGAGTTATTTGGTAATTTTTCTTCCAGTTATTCTTCTTGGATCATTGTGGTTGTGTTCCATGCTCGACAATGGGAAACTTGATTGATGTTGTATATCAAGTCTGGTGAAGTCCGATTCTTTTGCTGGTAATTGAAGTGCAGGTTTCTTTAAGAAAGAAGTATGTTCAATTTGATTTTGTTCACTGCATCCATGATGGCCATTCGCTAACTTATTTCCAGATCTGGGATATCTATTGTAGATTTTGGGCTGATGAATCATACTTTAATAGATTATGCGCCAAATTGTTTGTACATATGGAGAATAAAGATATGGGTCTCTTTCGTTTTGTTGTAAAATTTGTTAGTGACGAGTTTCTGCCAAGTGCTAATTAACTTTATCAGAACCAGCTttaattttatgcattttaacTACGACCTGGCAATCTcttgaatttttgtttttttgcatCGCTGAGACCATCGTGAATCCTCAATTATACTTTATGAGATTTCTTAGTTTCTTCTGAATCCTGTGAAAAATGCCAAGTTCAGCGTATAGTTTTTAGTGAATAATGACACTCCTTCAGGATACCTGGAAAAGGTTGTGTAGGTTCAAGGGTTAGTAATTTCCTTTTTGAAATCAACTCCTGCGTTGTTTCATAAGAGGTGTTAATGTTTCCACTCTGGGAGAAAGGTGTGCTTTTATTGACATTTGTTGTACTGTCTTTTAGGTTTGATATGATGCTGGAGGTGGATCTGCTATGTTAATCTTTCAAGATTTTTTTCATTGATTTTCCTAAATAAATTTGGTTCTCTGGTTTCTGTTGATCACTAAGAGTCATGGGCTCCCGATTTCCTTCACATCAGTTGAGCAATGGCCTTTATGTATCAGGCCGGCCTGAGCAGCCAAAAGAAAGGACTCCCTCAATGAGCTCGGTTGCCATGCCTTACACTGGAGGTGATATCAAAAGGTCTGGAGAACTCGGAAAAATGTTGGACATCCCTATAGATAGCTCAAGATCCCGAAAATCTGGCCCTATAAATAATGCTCCTACAAGGACAGGTTCATTTGGTGGCGTTACTTCTAACTCCGGGCAATTAAATTCTGCTAATCGTGTTTCCGTCTCTTCTTCTGGAGGGGTTCCTGCCTCGTTGAAGAAGACAAATTCTGGACCACTTAATAAACACGGGGAACCATTAAAAAAATCATCTGGTCCACAGGGTGGAGGAACAGCCGTTTCTCGTCAAAATTCAGGTACTCTTGCTCCGGTTCTCCCAACCACAGGCCTCATCACATCTGGACCTATTACATCCGGCCCCCTGAATTCAGTTGGGGCTCCTAGAAAGTCATCTGGTCCTTTGGAATCTACGAGCTCGATGAAGTTGCAGCATGCTTCTGTTTTAAATAACCAGGCTGTCACCCACCTTAACCAGGTTGATGAATATTCCATCCACAACAGCTTTCCGAAGCCAATTCTCTGGTCCATCATTCTCCTCTTTGTGATGGGATTTATTGCTGGAGGTTTCATCCTTGGAGCAGTTCGTAGTCCCATCCTTCTTGCTGTGGTTGTTATTCTCTTTGCAGCAGTGGCCACCATATTTGCCTGGAACACATGTTGGGGAAGAAGAGCTGTTGCTGATTATATAGTTAGTTATCCACATGCAGAACTAAGAACTGCAAAAAATGGCCAATTCGTCAAGGTTTCTGGGGTATGTGACATTTCTCGTGTTTGTTGATTTCAAACCTGCACTTACACCACTCTCCTAACGAGCAATGTGTTAAAATTTTGAAGGTTGTCACCTGTGGAAATATTCCTCTTGAATCATCATTCCAAAAAGTTCCCAGATGTGTTTATACTTCCACAAGTTTATATGAGTACCGGGGATGGGACTCAAAAGCCGCCAACCCCATGCATCGCCGCTTTACCTGGGGCTTTCGATCACTAGAGGTAAGAAAGGACTTTTAATTCATCACTGTTACTTTGTTTTCTTTTAGGTAAAGTAGAAATGGCTCCCTAAGAAACATCCTGTGTTAAGCCACAAGTTGAGCTACGCCACCCTGTAATTATTGAGTCGTCGATGTTGTCACCACCCTCTTATATAATGTTTGATTCAACatatttctctctctctctcaaacTTCTGGGATTTTTCATTTGTTGGCTGCAGCCTTCCATCTAATCAATTTATCTGGTTTCTCCTAATTTGGTTGAGGTAATTATGGTTTGTTTTGCCTGCTCTAAAATTTACTGGGATGGGCTTTCTGCTTTATTCAGTATACAAAGCAAATTATGTGTATTGTGCAATGTCTTGGTTTTCAAATGCTTGCCAATTTATCATTAATAAAACAAAGCTGTGATCCCAAATTAGTGACCTCAGAATTTTCTTGGCTGAGAGGGAGAGAGTCTATTGTCATGCAAGTGGTTAAAGCTACCTAAGGGACAGAGTGACTGATAAGTGTTTAACTGACTTCAGAGGCACGTGGTTGATTTCTATATATCTGACTACCAATCTGGATTGAGAGCGCTGGTTAAGACTGGCTATGGTGCAAAGGTGACTCCATATGTAGATGAATCTGTTTTGGTCGACGTCAATCCATCGGAAAACGGGGTCAAGTCTCCTGAATTTCTCAGATGGTTGGGGGCAAGAAACCTTTCCAGTGATGACCGTGTAATGCGACTCAAAGAAGGGTGAGATTTTAAAGTCTTTTCTTCTTACATTTCATGTATGTATATAATTCTTGTAGACGTGATTCAGAAGTGACACTACATTATCTCTTCAAGAATGAAGTGGTGAAATCTGTATTATTGTGTTTCAAGTTGTCTTTGAGTGCCTGTGATAAGAAGCCTAACTATGTTCAGTGGCAGAGTAGGAAAGCGCCTGATAGAGGCTCTGCCTCCAAAATTTTCCCATAggattatttatttttctgtATGCCTGGAATTATTTTGAGGTT
The Primulina eburnea isolate SZY01 chromosome 5, ASM2296580v1, whole genome shotgun sequence genome window above contains:
- the LOC140832372 gene encoding uncharacterized membrane protein At1g16860-like, translated to MGSRFPSHQLSNGLYVSGRPEQPKERTPSMSSVAMPYTGGDIKRSGELGKMLDIPIDSSRSRKSGPINNAPTRTGSFGGVTSNSGQLNSANRVSVSSSGGVPASLKKTNSGPLNKHGEPLKKSSGPQGGGTAVSRQNSGTLAPVLPTTGLITSGPITSGPLNSVGAPRKSSGPLESTSSMKLQHASVLNNQAVTHLNQVDEYSIHNSFPKPILWSIILLFVMGFIAGGFILGAVRSPILLAVVVILFAAVATIFAWNTCWGRRAVADYIVSYPHAELRTAKNGQFVKVSGVVTCGNIPLESSFQKVPRCVYTSTSLYEYRGWDSKAANPMHRRFTWGFRSLERHVVDFYISDYQSGLRALVKTGYGAKVTPYVDESVLVDVNPSENGVKSPEFLRWLGARNLSSDDRVMRLKEGYIKEGSTISVMGVVQRNENVLMIVPPAEPFSTGCQWSKCILPASLEGIVLRCDASSIDVIPV